A DNA window from Citrobacter tructae contains the following coding sequences:
- a CDS encoding DegT/DnrJ/EryC1/StrS family aminotransferase, whose translation MVDFLNLKKINSRVAEELKAACSKVIDSGWYIQGQELQQFEKDFAQYCGVKYAIGVANGLDALILVLRAWKEMGKLSDGDEIIVPANTYIASILAVTENNLTPVLVEPDPETYNISPKNIEEAITSKTKVILPVHLYGQLSPMLEIKKIADKYNLLILEDSAQAHGAHIDGKMAGSWGDAAGFSFYPGKNLGALGDAGAITTNNAELASVLVALRNYGSHQKYQNKYKGVNSRLDEIQAAMLSVKLKHLDTDNQIRCFIAKRYLSEIKCKYIILPNLSDFKTDHVWHLFVIRTKNRRELQEYLETKGVQTLIHYPTAPHQQEAYRELSEIHLPITETIHKEVLSLPVDPTMSEEDITFVIQAINEFHI comes from the coding sequence ATGGTTGATTTTTTGAATTTAAAAAAGATTAACAGTCGAGTTGCTGAGGAATTAAAAGCAGCATGCTCAAAAGTTATTGATTCAGGCTGGTATATTCAAGGGCAAGAGTTACAACAATTTGAAAAGGATTTTGCTCAGTATTGTGGTGTAAAATATGCTATAGGTGTGGCAAATGGATTGGATGCTCTTATATTAGTACTACGTGCCTGGAAAGAAATGGGAAAGCTTTCCGATGGAGATGAGATTATCGTACCTGCCAATACTTATATAGCGTCAATTCTTGCAGTTACAGAAAATAATCTTACTCCAGTTCTTGTCGAACCTGATCCAGAAACGTATAATATTTCACCTAAAAATATTGAAGAAGCTATTACTAGCAAAACAAAAGTTATTCTTCCTGTCCATCTTTATGGCCAATTAAGCCCTATGCTTGAGATTAAGAAGATCGCTGATAAATATAATCTATTGATTCTAGAAGATAGTGCTCAAGCCCATGGTGCCCATATTGATGGGAAAATGGCTGGGAGTTGGGGAGATGCAGCTGGATTTAGTTTTTATCCAGGAAAGAATCTTGGCGCTCTTGGGGATGCTGGTGCTATTACTACTAATAATGCTGAACTGGCCAGCGTGCTAGTGGCTTTACGTAATTATGGTTCACATCAAAAATATCAGAATAAATATAAAGGGGTAAATAGTCGGCTAGATGAGATCCAGGCAGCAATGTTATCAGTCAAGCTAAAGCATCTTGATACTGATAATCAAATCAGATGCTTTATTGCAAAACGATATCTCTCTGAGATTAAATGTAAGTATATTATCTTGCCAAATTTATCTGATTTTAAGACAGATCACGTTTGGCATTTATTCGTAATAAGAACCAAAAATAGAAGAGAATTACAAGAATACTTAGAAACAAAAGGTGTCCAAACGTTAATTCATTATCCGACGGCACCGCATCAACAAGAGGCATATAGAGAGTTAAGTGAGATCCATTTGCCTATAACAGAGACTATTCATAAAGAGGTACTATCCCTACCGGTTGATCCTACAATGAGTGAGGAGGATATAACTTTTGTAATTCAAGCGATTAATGAATTTCATATATGA
- a CDS encoding O-antigen translocase, with protein sequence MKRLLRVTALSGLLTLLKMVMGFVIAKVIATYTGPTGMAMLGQVQSMINSFNGIVNAPVSAGVVRFTAENHSSGYERCSPWWRASLQWTIIICTILIPIGILLSNSLSQWLFQRTDYKWVINLTMLCLPLVALGTLFTSVINGIENYRRYVSLSMISIVISSIVMILMIIYFGIEGALVAAVLQSSLIGIVMLIANIKQPWFALRYWWGGTSHKVRMDIAGYILMAITTAITTPLALILVRNIIISYVGWEQAGQWQAVWKISEVYLSIITIALSTYYLPRLSKLVSVDAILRDVNKTAALVIPIAMTLAVIIYFFRDLIIMILFTKEFNSSRELFLIQLLGDVIKVGSWLYAYPMLSRGATRWYISTEIIFSISFVILSLIFVSKFGVHGANLAYLVNYTAYFLFIVVNFKRIIR encoded by the coding sequence ATGAAAAGACTGCTTAGAGTTACTGCATTAAGTGGTTTATTGACTTTATTAAAGATGGTCATGGGATTTGTCATAGCCAAGGTTATAGCTACCTATACTGGTCCGACAGGTATGGCAATGCTAGGGCAAGTCCAAAGTATGATTAATAGCTTTAATGGTATTGTCAATGCTCCTGTTAGTGCAGGAGTAGTCAGGTTTACTGCTGAAAATCATAGTTCAGGATATGAAAGATGCTCTCCTTGGTGGAGAGCATCTTTGCAGTGGACAATAATTATATGCACAATATTAATTCCTATAGGTATATTATTATCTAACTCTTTATCTCAATGGCTTTTTCAGAGAACAGACTACAAATGGGTCATAAACCTAACAATGCTATGCCTACCTCTCGTGGCCTTAGGAACACTTTTTACATCGGTAATTAATGGAATAGAAAATTATCGTAGGTATGTTTCTTTATCCATGATTTCAATAGTCATCTCAAGTATTGTTATGATCTTAATGATCATTTATTTTGGTATTGAAGGTGCATTAGTAGCCGCTGTATTGCAATCATCATTAATTGGAATTGTAATGCTCATTGCAAATATCAAACAACCATGGTTTGCATTACGATATTGGTGGGGGGGGACGAGCCATAAGGTACGGATGGATATTGCTGGATATATTCTGATGGCAATAACAACTGCCATTACAACGCCGTTGGCACTAATTTTGGTTCGAAATATAATAATATCGTATGTCGGATGGGAACAAGCTGGGCAGTGGCAGGCTGTTTGGAAAATTTCTGAAGTGTATTTAAGCATTATCACTATTGCATTGAGTACTTATTATCTTCCCAGACTTTCAAAATTAGTTAGTGTTGATGCAATACTTCGGGATGTTAACAAAACAGCAGCTTTAGTAATTCCTATAGCAATGACTTTAGCAGTAATAATATATTTTTTTCGTGATTTAATTATTATGATTTTATTTACGAAGGAATTTAATTCTTCTAGAGAGCTTTTTTTAATCCAACTTCTTGGTGATGTTATAAAGGTGGGCAGTTGGCTTTATGCTTATCCAATGCTGTCACGTGGTGCAACTCGATGGTACATTTCAACAGAAATAATTTTTTCAATTTCTTTTGTTATATTATCTCTAATATTCGTTTCCAAATTTGGTGTACATGGTGCTAATTTAGCATATTTGGTTAATTATACCGCTTATTTCTTATTCATAGTGGTTAATTTTAAAAGAATTATAAGGTAG
- a CDS encoding glycosyltransferase family 4 protein, translating into MIIIDGIIFSLQKSGGISVYYNELLHRFTGQSEKICHLVYENENSYTSNLIINKKIRWHLEVERFRKVDVFGKENDIFHSSYYRLPSKTYAGKIITTVHDFTENLYPRGLKSIILNAQKRNSILKSDGIICISENTRRDMHKFIPESVNIATRVIYNGVSDFSFNNQYEHFEPYVIFIGARDGYKNFEMCVQALHNLPEIQLIVIGGGQLTDYELKLLNENIPNRYKHAGFISECELESYYQNALALVYPSFYEGFGIPVIEAMKCGCPVIASKSSSVQEIAGNAAVLIENITAEKIGLNILKLKSPAIRTQIITLGLNNAKKFSWDKMASETLDFYNYVRGEK; encoded by the coding sequence ATGATTATTATAGATGGGATTATATTTTCTTTGCAAAAATCTGGTGGCATTTCTGTTTATTATAATGAACTTCTTCACCGTTTTACTGGGCAGTCTGAGAAGATTTGTCATTTAGTATATGAAAATGAAAATAGCTATACCAGTAATCTTATTATAAACAAAAAAATTCGTTGGCATTTAGAAGTGGAGAGATTTAGGAAAGTTGATGTATTTGGTAAGGAGAATGATATTTTTCATTCTAGCTACTATCGACTCCCATCTAAAACTTATGCAGGGAAGATAATTACTACTGTTCATGATTTTACCGAGAACTTATATCCTAGAGGGCTTAAATCAATAATTCTTAATGCTCAAAAAAGAAACTCGATATTAAAAAGTGATGGGATAATATGTATATCAGAAAACACGAGGCGGGATATGCATAAGTTTATTCCTGAGTCAGTGAATATTGCCACTCGAGTTATCTATAATGGTGTTTCTGACTTTTCATTTAATAACCAATATGAACATTTTGAACCCTACGTTATATTCATTGGAGCGAGAGATGGGTATAAGAATTTTGAAATGTGTGTCCAGGCTCTTCATAATTTACCCGAAATACAGTTAATCGTTATTGGGGGGGGGCAGTTGACTGATTATGAATTGAAATTATTGAATGAAAATATACCTAATAGATATAAGCATGCCGGATTCATTTCCGAATGCGAGTTGGAAAGTTATTACCAAAATGCATTAGCATTAGTTTATCCATCTTTTTATGAAGGATTTGGTATACCGGTAATTGAAGCAATGAAGTGTGGATGCCCGGTAATAGCATCTAAATCATCATCTGTACAAGAGATTGCTGGAAATGCCGCTGTTTTAATCGAAAATATAACGGCGGAAAAAATAGGGTTGAATATTCTTAAGCTTAAGAGTCCTGCTATCCGTACACAAATAATAACGCTAGGACTGAACAACGCCAAAAAATTTTCATGGGATAAAATGGCATCAGAAACTTTAGATTTTTATAATTATGTAAGAGGTGAAAAATGA
- the gmd gene encoding GDP-mannose 4,6-dehydratase, producing MKVALITGITGQDGSYLAEFLLDKGYEVHGIKRRASSFNTERVDHIYQDPHTNNPQFHLHYGDLTDTSNLTRILSEVQPDEVYNLGAMSHVAVSFESPEYTADVDAMGTLRLLEAIRFLGLEKKTRFYQASTSELYGLVQEIPQKETTPFYPRSPYAVAKLYAYWITVNYRESYGMYACNGILFNHESPRRGETFVTRKITRAIANIAQGLEKCLYLGNMDSLRDWGHAKDYVRMQWMMLQQEQPEDFVIATGKQISVREFVRMSALEAGIEIQFSGEGINEIATVVNVSGNCAQEVRVGDVIVRVDPRYFRPAEVETLLGDPTKAKEKLGWVPEISVEEMCKEMVKSDLEKAKQHALLRANGFDVSISLEN from the coding sequence ATGAAAGTTGCTTTAATTACTGGTATTACTGGTCAGGATGGTTCTTATTTGGCAGAATTTCTTCTGGATAAAGGATATGAGGTTCACGGTATTAAACGTCGGGCATCATCATTTAACACAGAGCGTGTTGATCATATTTATCAGGATCCGCATACCAACAACCCTCAATTTCATCTGCACTATGGAGACCTAACCGACACCTCAAACTTAACCAGAATTTTGTCTGAAGTTCAACCTGATGAGGTTTATAATCTAGGCGCTATGAGCCATGTTGCTGTATCATTTGAGTCACCCGAATATACTGCTGATGTTGATGCTATGGGGACTCTGCGTCTTTTGGAGGCTATTCGTTTCTTGGGGTTGGAAAAGAAAACTCGCTTTTATCAGGCATCTACATCTGAGTTATATGGTTTAGTTCAAGAAATACCGCAGAAAGAAACCACTCCTTTCTATCCGCGTTCTCCATATGCGGTTGCTAAACTTTACGCGTACTGGATCACAGTTAACTATCGCGAATCTTACGGTATGTATGCTTGCAACGGTATTCTGTTTAATCACGAATCCCCACGTCGTGGTGAAACATTTGTGACTCGTAAAATTACACGCGCTATCGCCAACATTGCTCAGGGTCTGGAGAAGTGCTTATATCTAGGTAATATGGATTCACTTCGTGACTGGGGCCATGCCAAAGATTATGTAAGAATGCAGTGGATGATGTTGCAGCAAGAGCAACCTGAAGACTTTGTAATTGCAACGGGTAAGCAAATTTCCGTGCGTGAATTCGTGCGGATGTCCGCATTAGAGGCCGGGATTGAGATTCAGTTCAGTGGCGAAGGTATAAATGAAATTGCGACAGTTGTGAATGTGTCTGGTAACTGTGCGCAAGAAGTACGAGTTGGTGATGTGATCGTTCGTGTTGATCCTCGTTATTTCCGACCAGCTGAGGTAGAAACATTGCTTGGCGATCCAACAAAAGCAAAAGAAAAACTGGGATGGGTGCCAGAGATTAGTGTTGAAGAAATGTGTAAGGAGATGGTAAAAAGTGATCTTGAGAAAGCTAAGCAGCATGCACTCTTAAGAGCAAATGGCTTCGATGTTTCCATTTCTTTGGAGAATTAA
- the fcl gene encoding GDP-L-fucose synthase, translated as MVGSALVRELCQQQSNEVITRSRDELDLLSQAAVNDFFKKEKIDQVYLAAAKVGGIQANNTFPADFIYQNLMIESNIIHAAHVNDVNELLFLGSSCIYPRDVAQPMREEALLTGILESTNEPYAIAKIAGIKLCESYNRQYGRDYRSVMPTNLYGSNDNFHIENSHVIPALIRRFHTAKVENQDTVTVWGSGTPKREFLFVDDMASASIYVMNLPTETYAKNTSPMLSHINVGTGVDCTIRELAETIASVIGYKGQIVFDASKPDGTPRKLMDVERLGRMGWRWSTSLRDGLVLTYEWFLKNQNSFRK; from the coding sequence ATGGTGGGATCCGCTCTGGTAAGAGAACTTTGCCAGCAGCAGAGCAATGAAGTAATTACTAGAAGCCGAGATGAACTTGATCTTCTCTCGCAGGCTGCTGTGAATGATTTTTTCAAAAAAGAGAAAATTGACCAAGTTTATTTGGCTGCAGCAAAAGTTGGCGGCATTCAAGCTAACAATACTTTCCCTGCGGATTTTATTTATCAAAATCTTATGATTGAGAGCAACATTATTCATGCTGCTCATGTTAATGACGTTAATGAATTGCTTTTTTTGGGGTCAAGCTGTATCTATCCTCGAGATGTTGCCCAGCCAATGCGAGAGGAGGCACTTTTGACCGGTATTTTGGAAAGCACTAATGAGCCATACGCTATCGCAAAGATTGCTGGCATAAAACTATGCGAGTCATACAATCGACAATATGGTCGTGATTATCGCAGCGTGATGCCGACTAATTTATACGGTTCTAATGATAACTTTCATATTGAAAACTCTCATGTTATCCCTGCTTTGATTAGACGTTTCCATACTGCCAAAGTTGAAAATCAAGATACTGTTACAGTGTGGGGAAGTGGTACACCAAAACGTGAATTCTTGTTTGTAGATGATATGGCTTCGGCATCGATTTATGTGATGAATTTGCCAACTGAAACTTACGCTAAAAATACTTCACCGATGCTTTCGCATATCAATGTGGGTACTGGTGTTGATTGCACAATTCGTGAACTTGCAGAAACAATTGCTTCTGTCATAGGTTATAAAGGACAGATTGTCTTCGATGCTAGTAAGCCTGATGGTACTCCACGAAAGTTAATGGATGTTGAGCGTCTTGGTCGTATGGGGTGGAGATGGTCGACATCATTGCGTGATGGACTAGTGCTCACCTATGAATGGTTTTTGAAAAACCAAAATAGTTTCAGGAAATAG
- a CDS encoding GDP-mannose mannosyl hydrolase, producing the protein MLDFALFKTIVNYAPLISIDLIVYNSKSEVLLGKRINPPAKNYYFVPGGRVFKNEKIADAFDRICQSELRCKIEFSSVIPCGVFEHFYSDAFVGADISTHYIVLAYEIHMDAELQKLPPAQHAEYTYMSVERIRNNPNVHHYTQQYFS; encoded by the coding sequence ATGTTGGATTTTGCGTTATTTAAAACGATAGTTAATTATGCACCACTTATATCAATTGATCTTATCGTTTATAACAGCAAGTCAGAAGTATTATTGGGGAAAAGAATAAACCCTCCGGCAAAAAATTATTATTTTGTTCCGGGTGGAAGGGTTTTTAAGAATGAAAAGATTGCCGATGCTTTCGATCGGATTTGTCAATCTGAATTAAGGTGTAAGATTGAATTTTCTTCTGTAATACCTTGTGGTGTATTCGAACATTTCTATTCTGATGCTTTTGTTGGGGCAGATATTAGCACTCATTATATCGTATTAGCGTATGAGATTCATATGGACGCAGAGTTGCAGAAACTTCCCCCAGCACAGCATGCTGAATATACCTATATGTCAGTTGAACGTATTAGAAACAATCCTAACGTTCATCATTATACCCAGCAATACTTTAGCTAG
- a CDS encoding mannose-1-phosphate guanylyltransferase/mannose-6-phosphate isomerase, translating into MILPVVMAGGTGSRLWPLSRTLYPKQFLTLTSSSSMLQETIVRLDGLTHEHPLIICNEDHRFIVAEQLRQLELQHSGIILEPVGRNTAPAIALAALHAIRNQDDPILLVLAADHVIQDNCAFLTAIEKALDLAVGGKLVTFGIVPNKPETGYGYIKQGKPVSEDAFEVSEFVEKPDLDTAKRYLNEGTYYWNSGMFIFRASRYIEELKLYRPDILDACINALEDASLDLDFTRLNTTSFTQCPDESIDYAVMEQTSDAVVVPLDAGWSDVGSWAALWEVDTKDNNNNVIHGDVVAIDTQRSYLYSQHRLISAVGLDNIIVVETKDAILVSHKDKVQSVKDVVTFLKSCSRSEYLQHRELYRPWGTSDAVSEGKRYHVRKVTVKPGERTATQIHYHRAEHWIVVTGTAKVYCGEKIQLLTENESTYIPVGISHSLENPGKIPLEIIEVRTGAYLEDDDIVRLEQYTHGSNYES; encoded by the coding sequence ATCATTCTTCCCGTAGTGATGGCCGGTGGAACAGGAAGTCGCTTATGGCCGCTTTCCCGAACTTTGTATCCAAAGCAGTTTCTGACATTGACATCTTCTTCATCAATGCTTCAAGAGACAATTGTGCGTCTCGATGGATTAACGCATGAACATCCACTAATCATTTGTAATGAGGACCATCGTTTTATTGTTGCAGAGCAGCTTAGGCAACTTGAGTTACAGCATAGCGGCATTATCCTTGAACCTGTAGGCAGAAATACGGCTCCAGCAATCGCATTAGCAGCTTTACATGCCATTAGAAATCAAGATGATCCAATTTTACTGGTATTAGCAGCGGACCATGTAATTCAAGATAATTGCGCGTTTCTTACTGCGATTGAAAAAGCGTTAGATCTTGCTGTTGGAGGAAAGCTTGTAACCTTCGGTATTGTTCCTAATAAACCAGAAACTGGCTATGGTTATATAAAGCAAGGCAAACCAGTGTCAGAAGATGCTTTTGAAGTCTCTGAGTTTGTTGAAAAACCAGACTTAGACACAGCTAAAAGATATCTAAATGAAGGTACATATTACTGGAATAGCGGGATGTTTATATTTAGAGCGTCACGTTACATTGAAGAGTTGAAATTATATAGACCGGATATATTAGATGCTTGCATCAATGCTCTGGAAGATGCTTCACTTGATCTTGATTTTACTCGGCTTAATACTACTTCTTTCACTCAATGTCCTGATGAATCAATTGACTATGCTGTTATGGAGCAGACATCTGATGCGGTTGTTGTCCCATTAGATGCTGGTTGGAGTGATGTCGGTTCGTGGGCTGCTCTTTGGGAAGTGGATACCAAAGATAATAATAACAATGTTATTCATGGTGATGTGGTTGCTATCGACACACAGCGCAGTTATCTTTATTCCCAGCATAGATTAATCAGTGCGGTAGGTTTAGATAATATAATTGTTGTTGAAACTAAGGATGCTATTCTTGTTTCACATAAAGACAAAGTACAATCTGTTAAGGACGTTGTTACTTTTCTTAAATCGTGCTCGCGAAGTGAATATCTGCAGCACAGGGAATTATACCGTCCTTGGGGAACCTCAGATGCGGTATCCGAAGGTAAACGCTATCATGTCCGTAAAGTGACAGTTAAGCCTGGAGAACGTACTGCTACCCAAATTCACTATCACCGAGCAGAACATTGGATTGTCGTGACAGGAACTGCAAAAGTATATTGCGGAGAGAAGATACAACTCCTGACTGAAAATGAATCCACATATATTCCAGTTGGTATATCTCATTCTCTGGAAAATCCAGGAAAGATCCCCTTAGAGATTATCGAAGTCAGAACTGGCGCTTATCTTGAAGATGATGACATTGTTCGGCTTGAACAATATACTCACGGTAGCAATTATGAAAGTTAG
- a CDS encoding glycosyltransferase family 2 protein: MKVSIITATYNSATTLSDTLLSLDLQSYNDIEYIIIDGASRDSTLELINSVSRRVTKIISEPDKGIYDALNKGIRAATGDIVGFLHSDDLLAYPDAIADVVDEFIKNQCDAVYGDLDYVSKDNISNVVRRWRSGNFKRFKMQLGWMPPHPSFYMKRELYLKWGGFNLDYKISADYDSLVRYLWTHSARVSYLPKVLTKMRVGGMSNRSFANIVQKSKEDIKVMRSNGLLWPIVLVCKNFSKLPQFLK, from the coding sequence ATGAAAGTTAGCATTATCACCGCAACTTATAATAGCGCAACGACTCTGTCAGATACTTTACTATCTCTAGATTTACAGTCATATAATGATATTGAATATATTATCATTGATGGAGCTTCCCGAGATTCCACTCTTGAGCTTATTAATAGTGTGTCTCGCCGAGTTACTAAAATTATAAGTGAACCTGATAAAGGTATCTACGATGCCTTGAATAAGGGAATTCGAGCAGCAACAGGCGATATAGTTGGTTTCCTGCATTCGGATGATTTACTTGCCTATCCTGACGCGATTGCTGATGTAGTTGATGAATTTATAAAAAATCAATGCGATGCTGTTTACGGAGATTTAGATTATGTATCGAAAGACAACATCAGCAATGTCGTTCGTCGATGGAGAAGTGGTAATTTCAAACGTTTTAAAATGCAATTAGGTTGGATGCCTCCGCATCCTAGCTTCTATATGAAGCGGGAATTATATTTGAAATGGGGGGGGTTTAATTTGGATTATAAAATCTCAGCAGATTACGATTCTTTGGTCAGATATTTATGGACGCATAGCGCTAGAGTCTCCTATTTACCTAAAGTTCTTACTAAGATGCGAGTTGGTGGTATGAGTAATCGTTCTTTTGCTAATATCGTCCAGAAGTCTAAAGAAGATATTAAGGTTATGCGTAGCAATGGGCTGTTATGGCCTATTGTGCTTGTATGTAAAAACTTTTCTAAACTTCCACAGTTTCTTAAATAA
- the cpsG gene encoding colanic acid biosynthesis phosphomannomutase CpsG, which yields MKNLTCFKAYDIRGRLGEELNEDIAWRIGRAYGEYLKPKTIVLGGDVRLTSETLKLALAKGLQDAGVDVLDIGMSGTEEIYFATFHLDIDGGIEVTASHNPMDYNGMKLVREGARPISGDTGLRDVQRLAEANDFPAVDETKRGRYQRITTRDAYIDHLLGYINPANLKPMKLVLNSGNGAAGPVVDAIEARFKALGVPVEFIKIHNTPDGNFPNGIPNPLLPECRADTRNAVIEHGADMGIAFDGDFDRCFLFDEKGQFIEGYYIVGLLAEAFLEKNPGAKIIHDPRLSWNTVDVVTAAGGKPVMSKTGHAFIKERMRHEDAIYGGEMSAHHYFRDFAYCDSGMIPWLLVAELLCLKEQSLGALVRDRMVAYPASGEINSTLAEPTAAIARVEQHFSREALSVDRTDGISMSFVDWRFNLRSSNTEPVVRLNVESRGDIPLMEEKTKLILDLLRK from the coding sequence ATGAAAAATTTAACCTGTTTCAAAGCCTACGATATTCGCGGCAGGCTGGGCGAAGAGCTGAATGAAGATATCGCGTGGCGTATCGGCCGCGCTTACGGCGAGTACCTGAAGCCAAAAACGATTGTCCTTGGCGGCGATGTGCGCCTGACCAGCGAGACGCTGAAGCTGGCGCTGGCGAAAGGACTGCAGGATGCAGGCGTGGATGTGCTGGATATTGGTATGTCGGGCACCGAAGAGATTTATTTTGCCACTTTCCACCTGGACATTGATGGCGGTATTGAAGTGACCGCCAGCCATAATCCGATGGATTACAACGGCATGAAGCTGGTGCGGGAAGGGGCACGGCCCATCAGCGGTGATACCGGTCTGCGCGACGTGCAGCGCCTGGCGGAAGCAAATGACTTCCCGGCGGTTGATGAGACAAAACGTGGCCGCTACCAGCGCATTACTACCCGTGATGCCTACATTGACCACCTGCTGGGTTACATCAATCCCGCCAACCTGAAACCGATGAAGCTGGTGCTCAATTCCGGCAACGGCGCGGCAGGTCCGGTGGTTGACGCCATTGAAGCCCGTTTTAAGGCGCTGGGCGTGCCGGTCGAGTTCATCAAAATTCACAACACGCCGGATGGCAACTTCCCCAACGGTATTCCCAATCCTCTGCTGCCGGAATGCCGGGCCGACACGCGCAATGCAGTGATTGAACACGGCGCGGATATGGGGATTGCCTTCGACGGTGATTTTGACCGCTGCTTCCTGTTCGATGAAAAAGGTCAGTTCATTGAGGGCTACTACATTGTCGGCCTGCTGGCGGAAGCGTTTCTGGAGAAGAATCCGGGGGCGAAAATTATCCACGACCCACGCCTGTCCTGGAACACCGTGGATGTGGTGACGGCGGCAGGCGGTAAACCGGTGATGTCAAAAACCGGGCACGCGTTTATCAAAGAGCGGATGCGCCATGAAGATGCCATTTATGGCGGCGAAATGAGCGCGCACCACTATTTCCGCGATTTTGCCTATTGCGACAGCGGAATGATCCCGTGGCTGCTGGTGGCGGAGCTGCTGTGTCTGAAAGAACAGTCGCTGGGCGCACTGGTCCGCGACCGGATGGTGGCCTACCCGGCGAGCGGAGAAATAAACAGTACGCTGGCAGAGCCGACGGCAGCAATTGCGCGCGTGGAGCAGCATTTTTCCCGTGAGGCGCTGTCGGTGGACAGAACGGACGGTATTAGCATGTCGTTTGTCGACTGGCGCTTCAATTTACGCTCTTCCAATACCGAACCGGTGGTGCGCCTGAACGTGGAATCGCGCGGAGATATTCCATTGATGGAAGAAAAAACGAAGTTAATTCTGGATCTGCTAAGGAAGTAG